GGAATCGGCCGCGCTCTACAGCGCGCTCAAGCCGGCAAAATGATCTCAAAATACTGTAGGGGAGGGTTTCAAACCCTCCCCTACATTTTCGGTTCCATCACACCATCTGCAGCAATGACTCACTCCTCCCGGTACTCCACCCGGTTGCGCTCACTCTCCCACAGTTCCACCCGGTCCGGTGCGACTCCCGCGGGCAGCTCGCCGGCGGACTGCTCGAAAATCGTGCGGGCCAGGTTCTCGGCCGTGGGGTTTATCCGGTCGAACGGCGGCACGCTGTTCAGGTCGACATGGTCGAACCGGGCCACCAGGGCGGCCAGGATACGCTTGAGGCTGCCGAAATCCAGGC
This genomic stretch from bacterium harbors:
- a CDS encoding 6-carboxytetrahydropterin synthase, translated to LDFGSLKRILAALVARFDHVDLNSVPPFDRINPTAENLARTIFEQSAGELPAGVAPDRVELWESERNRVEYREE